The following coding sequences lie in one Cydia fagiglandana chromosome 27, ilCydFagi1.1, whole genome shotgun sequence genomic window:
- the LOC134677786 gene encoding uncharacterized protein LOC134677786: MDDYIDSLPDEATAISMVKNIRDIHSAGGFEIRNWTCNSANVLDTIPKDILGNTAVRFGLDDHDEGERTLGLIWYPAKDELGFDVSFKRIPDSVIKGELRPTKRVMLRVIMSIFDIFGFLSPFTTQGKVMLQDAWRLHIDWDDIIPDELYKKWCNWLELLKVIGEIRLLRWYQSCAARCKMGDELTTTLPSSSFHAVTEQCYSDLELHLFSDASLKAMSAVAYWRWKSNDQICVAFVASKSRVSSVKPQTVPRLELQAALLAARLADSIAKAHRLHVTRRYFWCDSSTVPHWIGNNTRRYKTFEANRLGEIDDLSQASEWRYVPTGLNVADIATRETFNYQSFLNEWFKGPEFLYSDETCWPANVLEPENEVGAEACMTVVENSRTCFPVPDPERFSSWLRFMRSTACVLKFVNKCRGIALDDYALMEEAKQLILRQAQEDSFASDIQAVKAGKDLPRDSRLRNLSPYLDENNVLRVSGRIDAVSDVPQEAKRPIILDGRHPTAKLLVKHYHVKAAHGHQEAVVNDLKQEFWIIHLRPTVKNVASRCMLCRLRKATPQVPRMGDLPQARMAHHQRAFTFCGIDLFGPMEVTVGRRREKRYGVLFTCLTVRAVHIEVVHTLTTDSLIMALRRMASRRGWPSHIYFDNGTNLRGADVELRRSIQELDEESLRAEALNNQVRWTFIPPASPHWGGAWERLIRTVKRSLRVILKERAPRDETLSTLLAEVEGIVNGRPLTHVSVEPGSSDALTPNHFLIGSSSRLPIHGVFDDSDLALRKQWRIAQRLADMYWKRWMKEFLPLLLPRKKWQQEQKPVSVGDLVLVVDPDSPRNVWPRGLIKNVLPGKDGRIRVVDVSTATGVLRRSVARVAPVPTLAD; this comes from the coding sequence TGTGCTCGACACTATACCTAAGGATATTTTAGGTAATACAGCTGTGAGGTTTGGACTGGACGATCATGATGAAGGTGAGCGCACTCTTGGACTGATTTGGTACCCTGCCAAGGATGAACTGGGGTTCGATGTGTCATTCAAGCGCATTCCCGACAGCGTCATCAAAGGCGAACTGAGACCTACGAAGAGGGTTATGTTGCGTGTTATTATGtcaatttttgacatttttgggTTCTTGTCACCATTTACTACACAAGGCAAAGTTATGTTGCAGGACGCCTGGCGTCTTCATATCGACTGGGACGATATTATTCCAGatgaattgtataaaaaatggtGCAATTGGTTGGAATTACTGAAGGTTATTGGAGAAATTCGCCTGCTAAGATGGTACCAGTCATGCGCTGCCAGGTGTAAGATGGGCGATGAGTTGACCACAACTTTACCAAGCTCTTCCTTTCATGCCGTGACCGAGCAATGCTATAGTGACTTAGAACTGCATTTATTCAGTGACGCCTCACTTAAGGCAATGTCAGCGGTTGCGTACTGGCGTTGGAAGAGTAACGATCAGATATGTGTCGCGTTTGTTGCCAGCAAAAGCCGAGTATCTTCGGTGAAACCTCAAACTGTGCCGCGATTGGAACTTCAAGCTGCTTTACTAGCAGCTCGACTCGCTGACTCAATAGCGAAGGCACATCGTTTGCACGTTACACGGCGATACTTTTGGTGCGATTCAAGTACTGTGCCACACTGGATTGGCAACAACACTCGTCGATACAAGACTTTCGAAGCTAATAGATTAGGCGAGATCGACGACCTGTCACAAGCCTCTGAGTGGAGATATGTGCCAACAGGACTGAACGTGGCGGACATTGCTACAAGAGAAACGTTCAATTATCAGTCTTTTCTGAATGAGTGGTTCAAGGGACCCGAGTTTTTGTACAGCGATGAGACTTGCTGGCCAGCGAACGTCCTGGAACCCGAAAATGAAGTCGGCGCTGAAGCTTGCATGACCGTAGTAGAAAACTCACGTACATGTTTCCCGGTTCCTGACCCTGAGCGCTTCTCCTCGTGGCTACGATTTATGCGATCTACCGCTTGTGTTCTcaagtttgtaaataaatgcagAGGTATCGCACTTGATGACTACGCCCTGATGGAGGAAGCAAAGCAGTTAATCCTGCGCCAAGCTCAAGAAGATTCCTTTGCCAGTGACATACAAGCAGTAAAGGCAGGAAAAGACTTGCCACGCGATAGTCGGCTGCGAAATCTATCTCCATACTTGGACGAGAACAATGTTTTGCGCGTGAGTGGCCGCATTGATGCTGTTTCTGACGTACCTCAGGAAGCGAAAAGGCCCATTATTCTTGACGGACGGCATCCTACTGCCAAGCTTTTGGTCAAGCACTATCATGTGAAGGCTGCCCACGGACACCAAGAAGCGGTAGTAAATGATTTAAAACAAGAATTTTGGATAATTCACTTGCGACCTACCGTCAAAAATGTTGCGTCTCGTTGCATGCTCTGCAGGTTAAGAAAGGCTACCCCACAGGTGCCTCGGATGGGTGACTTACCTCAAGCGCGCATGGCGCATCATCAACGTGCCTTCACCTTTTGCGGGATCGATCTGTTTGGGCCCATGGAAGTCACAGTAGGCAGACGTCGAGAAAAACGTTACGGCGTTTTGTTTACTTGCCTAACAGTTCGTGCAGTCCACATAGAAGTTGTTCACACACTAACTACCGACTCATTGATTATGGCGCTTCGACGAATGGCGTCCCGACGCGGGTGGCCGTCGCATATTTATTTCGACAACGGCACGAACCTACGCGGAGCAGACGTCGAATTGCGAAGATCCATACAGGAGCTCGACGAAGAATCACTTAGAGCCGAAGCTCTTAACAATCAAGTTCGCTGGACTTTTATTCCGCCCGCCAGCCCCCATTGGGGTGGGGCGTGGGAGCGCTTGATTCGGACCGTGAAGCGATCTCTTCGTGTCATTTTAAAAGAACGAGCGCCTCGAGATGAAACTCTAAGCACTCTACTAGCGGAAGTAGAAGGTATTGTCAACGGTCGACCACTAACACACGTGTCGGTAGAGCCGGGCTCCTCTGACGCGCTTACGCCCAACCACTTTCTTATAGGCTCTTCGTCCAGGTTACCAATACATGGCGTATTTGACGATTCGGACTTAGCCTTAAGGAAGCAATGGCGAATAGCGCAGCGATTGGCCGACATGTACTGGAAGCGATGGATGAAGGAGTTCCTCCCGCTTCTGTTACCGAGAAAGAAGTGGCAACAGGAGCAGAAGCCAGTGAGTGTCGGGGACCTTGTGCTTGTGGTGGACCCTGACTCGCCTCGAAACGTGTGGCCACGAGGCCTGATAAAAAATGTCCTACCGGGAAAAGACGGTCGCATCAGGGTGGTCGACGTCAGCACCGCTACCGGCGTGCTGCGCCGGTCTGTGGCGCGCGTGGCTCCTGTACCTACCCTAGCTGATTAG